One Halovivax ruber XH-70 genomic region harbors:
- a CDS encoding archaemetzincin family Zn-dependent metalloprotease yields the protein MHVDIVPVGEVSARVKREASSALRSVYDCDVTIGDGQSIPTGAYDSGRSQYSAESFIQLAERVGRGDKNIAITPQDIFYRRRNYVFGLAYLDGSGSVVSTYRLQTSSDGGFSNKSASDIVDDRIRKEVVHEIGHTYGLEHCNNNRCVMNFSRTVQKVDIKEENLCGSCQRRLG from the coding sequence GCGGGTCAAGCGGGAGGCCTCATCGGCGTTGCGCTCGGTGTACGACTGCGACGTCACGATCGGTGACGGGCAGTCGATTCCTACTGGCGCATACGACTCCGGCCGGAGCCAGTACAGCGCGGAAAGCTTCATCCAGTTGGCCGAGCGCGTCGGCCGCGGCGACAAGAACATCGCCATCACGCCCCAGGACATCTTCTACCGGCGACGAAACTACGTCTTCGGCCTCGCCTATCTCGACGGCAGCGGGAGCGTCGTCTCGACCTATCGGCTCCAGACCAGCTCCGACGGCGGCTTCTCGAACAAGAGCGCGAGCGACATCGTCGACGATCGCATCCGCAAGGAAGTCGTCCACGAGATCGGTCACACCTACGGACTCGAACACTGCAACAACAACCGCTGCGTGATGAACTTCTCCCGGACGGTACAGAAAGTCGATATCAAAGAAGAGAACCTCTGTGGCAGCTGCCAGCGTCGGCTCGGATAA
- a CDS encoding ABC transporter ATP-binding protein, whose translation MGTETPAIEMTGLTKRYDDTTAVSDVTTTIDAGTVYGFLGPNGAGKTTTMKMLTTLVRPTSGTAHVAGNPITDRESVTPHIGYLPEEPPLYEELSGREQLEYVAGLRELPTDEATDRIERMLERFDLDEDADKRIADYSKGMRQKVGVIQAVLHRPAVAFLDEPTSGLDPRAARTMRDTIAELADQEMTIFLSTHILPVVAELADEVGVIHGGELVAEGHPDKLAAEAEAGAGGTLEDAFLEITQDPEEAAPRAE comes from the coding sequence ATGGGAACGGAGACGCCGGCGATCGAGATGACGGGCCTGACGAAGCGCTACGACGACACGACCGCCGTCTCCGACGTGACGACGACGATCGACGCCGGGACGGTCTACGGCTTCCTCGGACCGAACGGCGCCGGCAAGACGACCACGATGAAGATGCTGACGACGCTCGTCAGACCCACGTCCGGCACCGCCCACGTCGCGGGGAATCCGATCACCGACCGCGAATCAGTCACGCCGCACATCGGCTACCTGCCGGAGGAACCGCCGCTGTACGAGGAACTCTCCGGACGCGAACAACTGGAGTACGTCGCCGGGCTCCGGGAACTGCCAACCGACGAGGCGACCGACCGGATCGAGCGAATGCTGGAGCGATTCGATCTGGACGAGGACGCCGACAAGCGTATCGCCGACTACTCGAAGGGGATGCGCCAGAAGGTCGGCGTCATTCAGGCCGTCCTCCACCGGCCGGCCGTCGCCTTCCTCGACGAACCGACGAGCGGGCTCGACCCGCGCGCAGCGCGGACGATGCGCGACACGATCGCCGAACTCGCCGACCAGGAGATGACGATCTTCCTCTCGACGCACATCCTCCCGGTCGTCGCCGAACTCGCGGACGAGGTCGGCGTCATCCACGGCGGCGAACTCGTCGCCGAGGGCCACCCTGACAAATTGGCCGCCGAGGCCGAGGCCGGTGCGGGTGGAACGCTCGAAGACGCGTTCCTCGAGATCACGCAAGATCCCGAAGAAGCCGCCCCAAGAGCCGAGTAA